A genomic region of Trifolium pratense cultivar HEN17-A07 linkage group LG3, ARS_RC_1.1, whole genome shotgun sequence contains the following coding sequences:
- the LOC123917317 gene encoding peptide methionine sulfoxide reductase-like, giving the protein MASSEGGDGKHNPAFDPDLDIPDNPDHEFAEFGAGCFWSVELAYQRIVGVVKTEVGYTQGHTPDPNYKLVCTGTTNHVEVVRVQFDPKVCSYTDLLTRFWSKHDPTTLNRQGGDVGAQYRSGIYYYNETQARLAQESKEAKQLEYKGKIVTEILPAKRFYRAEEYHQQYLEKGGGQGPGQSAEKGCTDPIRCYG; this is encoded by the exons ATGGCTTCAAGTGAAGGCGGCGACGGGAAACACAACCCAGCGTTTGACCCGGATTTGGATATTCCGGACAATCCGGATCACGAGTTTGCTGAATTCGGTGCGGGTTGTTTCTGGAGTGTGGAACTGGCTTATCAACGAATTGTGGGAGTTGTGAAAACTGAGGTTGGATATACACAAGGTCATACACCAGATCCTAACTATAAATTGGTCTGCACCGGAACTACCAACCATGTTGAAGTGGTTCGGGTTCAATTTGATCCCAAAGTTTGTTCCTACACAGATCTCTTAACTCGGTTTTGGTCAAAACATGACCCTACTACCCTCAATCGCCAG GGAGGTGATGTGGGTGCACAATATAGATCAGGAATATACTATTACAATGAAACTCAAGCTCGTTTAGCTCAAGAATCAAAAGAAGCTAAACAGTTGGAATATAAGGGTAAGATTGTAACTGAAATACTTCCAGCAAAAAGATTTTATAGAGCAGAGGAATATCATCAGCAATATTTGGAGAAGGGTGGAGGCCAAGGACCCGGTCAGTCTGCAGAAAAGGGCTGCACTGATCCCATAAGGTGCTATGGTTGA
- the LOC123915694 gene encoding argininosuccinate lyase, chloroplastic, which yields MVFSATLSSTFTLASPLRRYSSGSLSTTRSSTFPHRKFIKTRMQAQTNTDNAKPKEAKLWGGRFEEGVTDAVERFTESVSYDKQLYKHDITGSIAHASMLAHQGLITTSDRDSIIDGLREIEKRIENGEFNWRADREDVHMNIEASLTDLIGEPAKKLHTSRSRNDQVVTDLRLWCRDAIDKIVGSIKQLQVSLLKLALKNQGLIVPGYTHLQRAQPVLLQHLILAYVEEIERDAGRLIDCRARLNFCPLGACALAGTGLPIDRFMTSDALGFTAPMRNSIDAVSDRDFLLEFLSANAITAVHLSRLGEEWVLWASEEFGFITPSDSVSTGSSIMPQKKNPDPMELVRGKSARIIGGLVSLLTLCKGLPHAYNRDLQEDKEPVFDSVRTILGMLEVSSEFAMNITFNRERIQRALPAGYLDATTLADYLVKKGVPFRTSHDIAGKSVALCTSKNCQLLDLSLDELRSINPVFEKDVYEFLGVENAIQKFISYGSTGSACVADQLDYWIKKLEIK from the exons ATGGTGTTCTCTGCTACTCTCTCTTCAACCTTCACTTTAGCGTCACCACTCCGCCGCTACTCCTCCGGTTCCCTTTCCACAACTCGATCCTCCACATTCCCTCATCGCAAATTCATCAAAACCCGAATGCAAGCCCAAACCAACACTGATAATGCAAAACCCAAAGAAGCCAAACTCTGGGGTGGAAGATTCGAAGAAGGCGTCACCGACGCCGTCGAACGATTCACCGAATCCGTCTCTTACGATAAACAGTTATACAAACATGACATTACTGGAAGCATAGCACATGCATCCATGCTCGCTCATCAA gGTTTGATTACGACTAGCGATAGGGATTCGATTATCGATGGATTGAGAGAAATTGAGAAAAGGATTGAGAATGGTGAGTTTAATTGGAGAGCTGATAGAGAGGATGTTCATATGAATATTGAAGCTTCACTTACTGATTTGATTGGTGAACCTGCTAAGAAGTTGCATACTTCGCGTAGTAGAAATGATCAAGTTGTTACTGATTTAAGACTTTGGTGTCGCGATGCTATTGATAAGATTGTTGGGAGTATTAAGCAACTTCAAGTTTCGTTACTTAAGTTGGCTTTGAAGAATCAGGGTCTTATTGTTCCTGGTTATACTCATTTGCAGCGCGCGCAGCCGGTTTTATTGCAGCACCTTATACTTGCCTATGTTGAAGAG ATTGAGCGTGATGCTGGTCGTTTAATAGATTGTAGAGCTAGGCTGAATTTTTGCCCTCTAGGGGCTTGTGCATTGGCCGGTACAGGGCTTCCCATTGATCGATTCATGACATCAGATGCATTGGGATTTACAGCTCCGATGAGGAATAG TATCGATGCAGTTTCTGACCGAGATTTTCTACTGGAGTTTCTCTCTGCGAATGCCATCACAGCAGTGCACCTTTCTCGACTTGGTGAAGAATGGGTGTTGTGGGCTTCAGAGGAATTTGGATTTATCACCCCAAGCGACTCTGTTTCAACGGGAAGCAGTATAATGCCCCAGAAAAAGAATCCTGATCCAATGGAACTTGTTCGTGGTAAATCTGCCAGAATAATAGGGGGTTTGGTCTCTCTTCTCACATTGTGCAAAGGACTTCCACATGCTTACAATCGCGATTTGCAG GAAGACAAAGAACCAGTGTTCGACAGTGTTAGAACTATTTTGGGGATGCTTGAGGTCTCATCAGAGTTTGCAATGAACATTACTTTCAATCGGGAAAGAATACAAAGGGCTTTACCTGCTGGTTATCTTGATGCAACAACACTTGCTGATTATCTTGTTAAGAAG GGAGTGCCGTTTAGAACATCTCATGATATAGCTGGAAAGTCTGTTGCCTTGTGTACGTCGAAGAACTGCCAACTGCTGGACTTGAGTCTTGATGAGCTGAGAAGTATTAATCCAGTCTTTGAGAAGGATGTGTATGAATTTCTTGGGGTTGAAAATGCGATCCAGAAATTTATTTCTTATGGTTCGACCGGATCTGCTTGTGTTGCCGACCAACTTGATTATTGGATAAAAAAGCTTGAAATTAAGTGA
- the LOC123915695 gene encoding kinesin-like protein KIN-4C: protein MKKTTRRSKQSSPIDSSPSDATEKQQYEERIRELERENKAYQAEIVELKKQNGNDSSASNDGVEKLKKDYLQKLNLLEDQVTELKKKLGSQSHFSTHRKRADESTMQLQNEIQNLKAQKVQLQCKIKLESVRFRLCKALLEKEVLQLKKEGRRNEIKAHSLLTSNEMLKMVLQRKTEEASAAIKRLRDMIATRKAILNRSSGGKNKNSQVIQDAEHELEATTQLHKLCSQYESKIENMTEEISQLKEEIEMQRQENSKSQEEDLDSPEKDFDDIQDLKEQVNNLSCLLKELQLQKQKHDSRDKNQVPVRPLISEESNVKTKMNTPEMSSSSNENSVRRERAGEGLCCSCGKRSLCKTTKCKCRSAGGSCGPSCGCTRSKCTNRELDTLPENESSKAENSECSTNKDGSVIASEGAKLLQSALVEKPATRRDNQPPKKKPLCDIQNSLGNLDAQKQGRKKNVRKPVIQLVTKDPMSSTP from the exons ATGAAGAAGACGACTCGCCGATCCAAACAATCGAGTCCGATCGATTCCTCACCTTCCGACGCAACCGAAAAGCAACAATATGAAGAGAGGATTCGTGAACTTGAACGAGAAAACAAAGCGTATCAG GCGGAGATTGTggaattgaagaaacaaaatgGGAATGATTCTTCAGCTTCTAATGACGGAGTTGAGAAGCTTAAGAAAGATTATCTTCAGAAGCTGAATTTGCTTGAAGACCAG GTAACGGAATTGAAGAAAAAACTGGGATCTCAGTCCCATTTTTCAACTCATAGGAAAAGAGCGGATGAATCAACTATGCAATTGCAGAATGAGATTCAGAATTTGAAGGCTCAGAAG GTTCAACTGCAATGTAAGATCAAGTTAGAGTCTGTGCGGTTCAGATTATGCAAGGCCTTACTTGAAAAGGAAGTTCTTCAG CTTAAGAAGGAGGGAAGAAGGAATGAAATCAAGGCTCACAGTTTGCTGACTTCTAATGAGATGCTTAAAATG GTATTGCAACGGAAGACGGAGGAAGCTTCTGCTGCTATCAAGCGTCTAAGAGATATGATAGCAACACGAAAAGCTATATTAAATCGTTCATCTG GtggcaaaaataaaaacagtcAAGTAATTCAG GATGCTGAGCATGAACTTGAAGCCACAACTCAGTTGCACAAGTTATGTTCTCAATATGAATCCAAAATCGAAAA TATGACTGAAGAAATTTCACAGCTGAAAGAAGAAATTGAGATGCAAAGGCAGGAAAACTCTAAGTCACAGGAAGAAGACCTGGACAGCCCAGAGAAGGATTTTGATGATATTCAAGATTTAAAGGAACAAGTAAACAACCTTAGTTGTCTACTTAAAGAATTACAATTGCAGAAGCAGAAACACGATTCCAGGGATAAGAATCAG GTCCCAGTTCGTCCTCTTATTTCTGAAGAAAGCAATGTCAAGACAAAAATGAATACCCCTGAAATGAGCAGCAGTTCGAATGAAAATAGTGTTAGGAGGGAGAGAGCAGGTGAAGGGCTTTGCTGTTCTTGCGGTAAGAGGTCCCTGTGCAAAACTACAAAGTGCAAATGCCGATCTGCTGGTGGGAGTTGCGGGCCATCATGTGGCTGCACGCGTTCTAAGTGCACAAATAGGGAATTAGACACCCTGCCAGAAAATGAATCATCAAAAGCAGAGAATTCAGAATGCTCTACGAACAAGGATGGAAGTGTGATCGCTTCTGAAGGCGCCAAACTACTACAGAGTGCACTTGTTGAAAAACCTGCCACTCGCAGAGACAACCAACCCCCTAAAAAGAAGCCATTATGTGACATCCAGAACTCACTG GGTAATTTGGATGCTCAAAAGCAAGGAAGGAAAAAGAATGTTCGGAAGCCGGTAATTCAACTTGTTACCAAGGATCCAATGTCCTCAACTCCATAA
- the LOC123913998 gene encoding mucin-17-like isoform X2: MLENNPKKLTFSEIDAATLTQRYDAATVLTVLQELTHYTESKFDWNELVKKTTSGISNAREYQMLWRHLAYRYDLPENLDEEGDEPMDDDSDIDCELESFPSASAESTLEPSACVKVIIASRTLSESTPSSSTIEAPLTVNFPVCCSSRTPKEISLSSNLMEQTSIMFPVFVNRQTLPTVSSTDALETKGTDGGTMASKRKRKGWSEEEDNELRAAVQRWGEGNWATLAKGDHFSIKRTPHQLSQRWSTLRKKDGSTNSSATVTNPVTPVTTNTPVTTNTQYTAEQLATRHSLNLALDMPFKKLTAPGMTDPGRTSTSIKNQVQSRNTTQVSSVRSSVPPQTQASTVRSSVPPQTQVSTVRSSVPPQPQVSTVRSSVPPQTQVSTVRSSIPPQTQVSTVRSSVPPQTQVSTVRSSVPPQTQASTVRSSVPPQTQVSTVRSSVPPQAKISTVRSSVPPQTQISTVRSSVPPQTQISTVRSSVPPQTQVSTVRSSVPPQTQVSTVRSSVPPQTQVSTVRSSVPPQTPVSTVRSSVPPQTQVSTVRSSIPTQTQVSTVRSSIPAQRPSQQACGSPANPKLASENPVSKSNAIPACELKPAIVHSGAQTVSRSNAMPQLKVAQAKSVVHTVPAGGSLTKTPISAGLPSDQKGHVTSVKEEEKRVSDPGSAPKEVKGEEASTSTTQGKVDSKLDKMRLDLDKAKSMPSEKVLEHKAVSHNSGECEEQGSVKNSNCTPKKATENGNGNSNKESQVLNQDKKTVSITGNSNHQNVNEKLVNLPKQGECRQGLEVP; the protein is encoded by the exons CGTATCGATATGACTTGCCTGAAAATTTGGATGAAGAAGGGGATGAACCTATG GATGATGATAGTGACATAGATTGCGAGCTGGAATCATTTCCTTCTGCAAGTGCGGAATCTACATTAGAGCCCTCAGCATGTGTGAAG GTGATTATTGCTTCCCGTACGCTAAGTGAGTCTACCCCTAGTAGCTCAACAATTGAGGCTCCATTGACCGTAAATTTTCCAGTTTGCTGTTCATCTAGAACTCCAAAGGAAATTTCACTGTCCTCTAATTTGATGGAACAAACAAGCATTATGTTTCCAGTTTTTGTTAATAGACAGACACTGCCAACTGTATCCTCAACAGATGCTTTAGAAACCAAGGGAACAGATGGTGGCACCATGGCTTccaaaaggaaaagaaaaggatGGTCAGAGGAAGAGGACAATGAGCTACGTGCTGCTGTTCAGAGATGGGGTGAAGGGAATTGGGCAACCTTGGCAAAAGGAGACCACTTTTCTATTAAGAGAACTCCACACCAATTATCTCAG AGGTGGAGCACTTTACGAAAGAAAGACGGCAGTACCAATTCAAGTGCCACTGTGACCAATCCAGTAACCCCCGTGACCACCAACACGCCCGTGACCACCAACACGCAGTATACTGCTGAACAGTTGGCAACTCGCCACTCCTTAAATTTAGCTCTTGATATGCCATTCAAAAAGTTAACTGCTCCTGGAATGACTGATCCTG GTAGGACATCCACATCAATTAAAAATCAAGTGCAGAGTCGTAATACAACACAAGTCTCCTCAGTTCGTAGTTCTGTACCACCTCAGACTCAAGCCTCCACTGTTCGTAGTTCTGTACCACCTCAGACGCAAGTCTCCACAGTTCGCAGTTCCGTACCACCTCAGCCACAAGTCTCCACAGTTCGTAGTTCCGTACCACCTCAAACACAAGTATCCACAGTTCGCAGTTCCATACCACCTCAGACGCAAGTCTCCACAGTTCGCAGTTCCGTACCACCTCAGACGCAAGTCTCCACAGTTCGCAGTTCCGTACCACCTCAGACGCAAGCATCCACAGTTCGCAGTTCGGTACCACCTCAGACGCAAGTCTCCACAGTTCGCAGTTCGGTACCACCTCAGGCGAAAATCTCCACAGTTCGCAGTTCTGTACCACCGCAGACGCAAATCTCCACAGTTCGCAGTTCTGTACCACCGCAGACGCAAATCTCCACAGTTCGCAGTTCTGTACCACCGCAGACGCAAGTCTCCACAGTTCGCAGTTCGGTACCACCTCAGACGCAAGTCTCCACAGTTCGCAGTTCTGTACCACCTCAGACGCAAGTCTCCACAGTTCGCAGTTCTGTACCACCTCAGACACCAGTCTCCACAGTGCGCAGTTCTGTACCACCTCAGACACAAGTCTCCACTGTTCGTAGTTCTATACCAACTCAGACGCAAGTCTCCACTGTTCGTAGTTCTATACCAGCTCAGCGTCCATCTCAACAAGCTTGTGGTTCCCCTGCAAACCCCAAATTAGCCTCTGAAAATCCAGTCTCAAAGAGTAATGCAATTCCAGCTTGTGAGTTAAAACCTGCCATTGTTCATTCTGGAGCACAAACTGTTTCACGATCAAATGCTATGCCACAATTGAAGGTTGCTCAAGCGAAAAGTGTGGTACATACTGTGCCTGCTGGCGGTTCTTTGACAAAGACACCCATTTCTGCTGGTTTGCCTTCTGACCAAAAG GGACATGTTACCTCTgtaaaagaagaggaaaaaagagTTTCTGATCCTGGCTCTGCACCAAAAGAGGTGAAAGGAGAGGAAGCTTCGACATCAACTACTCAGGGCAAGGTAGATAGCAAACTGGATAAGATGAGGCTAGATTTAGATAAAGCCAAAAGCATGCCCAGTGAGAAAGTTTTGGAACATAAAGCAGTGTCCCATAATTCAGGAGAGTGTGAAGAGCAAGGAAGtgttaagaattcaaattgTACCCCCAAGAAGGCAACTGAGAATGGAAATGGCAATTCGAATAAGGAaagtcaagttctaaatcaagACAAGAAGACAGTTTCTATTACTGGAAACTCTAACCATCAAAACGTGAACGAGAAACTCGTAAATTTGCCAAAGCAGGGTGAATGCCGTCAAGGTTTGGAAGTGCCGTGA
- the LOC123913998 gene encoding mucin-17-like isoform X1, with amino-acid sequence MLENNPKKLTFSEIDAATLTQRYDAATVLTVLQELTHYTESKFDWNELVKKTTSGISNAREYQMLWRHLAYRYDLPENLDEEGDEPMDDDSDIDCELESFPSASAESTLEPSACVKVIIASRTLSESTPSSSTIEAPLTVNFPVCCSSRTPKEISLSSNLMEQTSIMFPVFVNRQTLPTVSSTDALETKGTDGGTMASKRKRKGWSEEEDNELRAAVQRWGEGNWATLAKGDHFSIKRTPHQLSQRWSTLRKKDGSTNSSATVTNPVTPVTTNTPVTTNTQYTAEQLATRHSLNLALDMPFKKLTAPGMTDPGRTSTSIKNQVQSRNTTQVSSVRSSVPPQTQASTVRSSVPPQTQVSTVRSSVPPQPQVSTVRSSVPPQTQVSTVRSSIPPQTQVSTVRSSVPPQTQVSTVRSSVPPQTQASTVRSSVPPQTQVSTVRSSVPPQAKISTVRSSVPPQTQISTVRSSVPPQTQISTVRSSVPPQTQVSTVRSSVPPQTQVSTVRSSVPPQTQVSTVRSSVPPQTPVSTVRSSVPPQTQVSTVRSSIPTQTQVSTVRSSIPAQRPSQQACGSPANPKLASENPVSKSNAIPACELKPAIVHSGAQTVSRSNAMPQLKVAQAKSVVHTVPAGGSLTKTPISAGLPSDQKVHSNVPAGSSLTKTTISAGLPSDQKGHVTSVKEEEKRVSDPGSAPKEVKGEEASTSTTQGKVDSKLDKMRLDLDKAKSMPSEKVLEHKAVSHNSGECEEQGSVKNSNCTPKKATENGNGNSNKESQVLNQDKKTVSITGNSNHQNVNEKLVNLPKQGECRQGLEVP; translated from the exons CGTATCGATATGACTTGCCTGAAAATTTGGATGAAGAAGGGGATGAACCTATG GATGATGATAGTGACATAGATTGCGAGCTGGAATCATTTCCTTCTGCAAGTGCGGAATCTACATTAGAGCCCTCAGCATGTGTGAAG GTGATTATTGCTTCCCGTACGCTAAGTGAGTCTACCCCTAGTAGCTCAACAATTGAGGCTCCATTGACCGTAAATTTTCCAGTTTGCTGTTCATCTAGAACTCCAAAGGAAATTTCACTGTCCTCTAATTTGATGGAACAAACAAGCATTATGTTTCCAGTTTTTGTTAATAGACAGACACTGCCAACTGTATCCTCAACAGATGCTTTAGAAACCAAGGGAACAGATGGTGGCACCATGGCTTccaaaaggaaaagaaaaggatGGTCAGAGGAAGAGGACAATGAGCTACGTGCTGCTGTTCAGAGATGGGGTGAAGGGAATTGGGCAACCTTGGCAAAAGGAGACCACTTTTCTATTAAGAGAACTCCACACCAATTATCTCAG AGGTGGAGCACTTTACGAAAGAAAGACGGCAGTACCAATTCAAGTGCCACTGTGACCAATCCAGTAACCCCCGTGACCACCAACACGCCCGTGACCACCAACACGCAGTATACTGCTGAACAGTTGGCAACTCGCCACTCCTTAAATTTAGCTCTTGATATGCCATTCAAAAAGTTAACTGCTCCTGGAATGACTGATCCTG GTAGGACATCCACATCAATTAAAAATCAAGTGCAGAGTCGTAATACAACACAAGTCTCCTCAGTTCGTAGTTCTGTACCACCTCAGACTCAAGCCTCCACTGTTCGTAGTTCTGTACCACCTCAGACGCAAGTCTCCACAGTTCGCAGTTCCGTACCACCTCAGCCACAAGTCTCCACAGTTCGTAGTTCCGTACCACCTCAAACACAAGTATCCACAGTTCGCAGTTCCATACCACCTCAGACGCAAGTCTCCACAGTTCGCAGTTCCGTACCACCTCAGACGCAAGTCTCCACAGTTCGCAGTTCCGTACCACCTCAGACGCAAGCATCCACAGTTCGCAGTTCGGTACCACCTCAGACGCAAGTCTCCACAGTTCGCAGTTCGGTACCACCTCAGGCGAAAATCTCCACAGTTCGCAGTTCTGTACCACCGCAGACGCAAATCTCCACAGTTCGCAGTTCTGTACCACCGCAGACGCAAATCTCCACAGTTCGCAGTTCTGTACCACCGCAGACGCAAGTCTCCACAGTTCGCAGTTCGGTACCACCTCAGACGCAAGTCTCCACAGTTCGCAGTTCTGTACCACCTCAGACGCAAGTCTCCACAGTTCGCAGTTCTGTACCACCTCAGACACCAGTCTCCACAGTGCGCAGTTCTGTACCACCTCAGACACAAGTCTCCACTGTTCGTAGTTCTATACCAACTCAGACGCAAGTCTCCACTGTTCGTAGTTCTATACCAGCTCAGCGTCCATCTCAACAAGCTTGTGGTTCCCCTGCAAACCCCAAATTAGCCTCTGAAAATCCAGTCTCAAAGAGTAATGCAATTCCAGCTTGTGAGTTAAAACCTGCCATTGTTCATTCTGGAGCACAAACTGTTTCACGATCAAATGCTATGCCACAATTGAAGGTTGCTCAAGCGAAAAGTGTGGTACATACTGTGCCTGCTGGCGGTTCTTTGACAAAGACACCCATTTCTGCTGGTTTGCCTTCTGACCAAAAGGTTCATTCAAATGTGCCTGCTGGTAGTTCTTTGACAAAGACAACCATTTCTGCTGGTTTGCCTTCTGACCAAAAG GGACATGTTACCTCTgtaaaagaagaggaaaaaagagTTTCTGATCCTGGCTCTGCACCAAAAGAGGTGAAAGGAGAGGAAGCTTCGACATCAACTACTCAGGGCAAGGTAGATAGCAAACTGGATAAGATGAGGCTAGATTTAGATAAAGCCAAAAGCATGCCCAGTGAGAAAGTTTTGGAACATAAAGCAGTGTCCCATAATTCAGGAGAGTGTGAAGAGCAAGGAAGtgttaagaattcaaattgTACCCCCAAGAAGGCAACTGAGAATGGAAATGGCAATTCGAATAAGGAaagtcaagttctaaatcaagACAAGAAGACAGTTTCTATTACTGGAAACTCTAACCATCAAAACGTGAACGAGAAACTCGTAAATTTGCCAAAGCAGGGTGAATGCCGTCAAGGTTTGGAAGTGCCGTGA
- the LOC123915044 gene encoding protein NETWORKED 2A-like, with protein sequence HANKCLTDMEEIVAETLKIIDNSGDSFAQRAEMYYRKRPELINFVEEAFRAFRALAEKYDHLSKELQSANRTIATAFPEQVRYRIDEDEDEESFPETNSSIPNPNNQTENQGNIPKPPSIPKKHNRTPSMLLSKKATHRRSGSAAKSFSNSIVLSSGLSKVEALAEIDKLQKDILALQTEKEFVRSLYENSYEKYWEIEDKITGMQKRVCSLQDEFSISTVIEDNDARALMAATALNSCKETLDKLKEVQVQSSEEAKEAFQKFKEAHHKFENLRSNLVSKQTNQRDEETDSKSKDEEEIELSLEENMHVHDDLASLQERIKEKLEEGSGDSLTMTEIAEMIDELVSKVVSLETAVTSQNSLVKRLKSEADELQTNIQSLEADKEILIEDSENSCKRMKELEEELKRVKALNKSVEMQDKNLQTNIHEASFNLEHLSGRLKNVKLDEEGDNLVLSNSENTVFFDGKLSENFEKHDDKSSLKENIDFRTEVTPELTQQDKVESLDVETGEEKDQTNLNQMFVSGSDDREKIMLDEYTSVLKNYNDVNDKLNDTENKNRNSIFELALQVRELKDVVATKDEEINILQRKLTFKERNPDESPRTTLNEEAPLENASSDIGSTSFGNTGNNDTRTRLILVREKQSYKNRSLSPLEKKFRSEIDDLLEENLEFWLRFSTSVHQIQKFQESLEDLKAELRIIKHNNLVSENKMSSKAIKSEIKPIFRHLREIRTELSLWLEHNEVLQDELLARHPSLCSLQDEIASAANPDSSSSNGELSEHQAAKFQGEVLNMKQESNKVSSELEEGLSYVKELKIEVEKILDELSQTMGDNNNDMKQSTSRAKLPLKSFLFGIRLKKQKQSMFACVTPTLQKQYSDLEEADDAPI encoded by the exons CATGCAAACAAATGCTTAACAGATATGGAGGAGATAGTGGCCGAGACCCTCAAAATAATTGACAACAGTGGGGACTCGTTTGCCCAAAGGGCAGAAATGTACTACAGGAAGAGACCAGAACTCATAAATTTTGTGGAAGAAGCCTTTAGAGCATTTAGAGCACTAGCAGAGAAATATGATCATCTATCAAAGGAGCTACAAAGTGCGAACCGAACAATTGCCACTGCTTTCCCCGAACAAGTCCGTTACAGAAtagatgaggatgaagatgaagaaagtTTCCCTGAAACTAATTCATCAATTCCAAACCCTAATAACCAAACAGAAAATCAAGGCAACATTCCTAAACCTCCGAGTATCCCGAAGAAACATAATCGAACTCCATCTATGTTGCTCTCAAAAAAAGCAACACATAGGAGAAGTGGCAGTGCTGcaaaatctttttcaaattcaatagTTCTAAGTTCCGGTTTGAGCAAGGTTGAAGCATTAGCCGAAATAGACAAACTTCAGAAAGATATTTTGGCATTGCAGACTGAAAAAGAGTTTGTAAGGAGCTTGTATGAAAATTCATATGAAAAGTATTGGGAAATTGAAGACAAAATTACAGGAATGCAAAAAAGAGTTTGCAGTTTGCAAGATGAGTTTAGTATTAGTACAGTTATTGAAGATAATGATGCAAGAGCTTTAATGGCAGCCACGGCGTTAAATTCATGTAAAGAAACCCTAGATAAGTTGAAAGAGGTTCAAGTACAATCATCCGAGGAAGCTAAAGAAGCATTCCAAAAGTTTAAGGAAGCTCATCACAAATTTGAAAACCTTAGAAGTAACTTGGTTTCCAAGCAAACAAATCAGCGAGATGAGGAAACAGATTCAAAAAGTAAAGATGAAGAAGAGATAGAACTTAGCTTGGAAGAAAATATGCACGTGCATGATGACTTAGCGTCGTTGCAAGAGAGGATTAAGGAAAAGCTTGAGGAAGGTTCGGGAGATTCGCTTACGATGACAGAAATTGCAGAGATGATTGATGAGCTTGTAAGTAAGGTTGTTAGTTTGGAAACGGCGGTTACTTCTCAGAATTCATTGGTAAAGAGACTGAAATCAGAAGCTGATGAACTTCAAACAAATATACAAAGTTTAGAAGCGGACAAGGAAATTCTTATTGAAGATTCAGAAAATAGTTGCAAGAGGATGAAAGAATTGGAAGAGGAGTTGAAGAGAGTTAAAGCTCTCAACAAAAGTGTCGAAATGCAAGATAAGAATCTCCAAACAAACATTCATGAAGCTAGTTTTAATCTTGAACATCTTTCAGGAAGATTGAAAAATGTGAAGCTAGATGAGGAAGGGGATAATTTGGTCCTTTCCAATTCCGAGAATACAGTTTTTTTTGATGGAAAACTAAGTgagaattttgaaaaacatGATGATAAGTCTAGTTTGAAGGAAAATATTGATTTTAGGACTGAAGTGACGCCGGAGCTAACACAACAGGATAAGGTTGAATCACTTGATGTTGAAACTGGGGAGGAAAAAGATCAAACTAACTTGAATCAGATGTTTGTAAGTGGATCAGATGACAGAGAAAAAATTATGTTGGACGAGTACACGTCGGTTTTAAAGAACTATAACGATGTAAATGACAAGCTCAACGATACGGAGAACAAAAATCGGAACAGCATTTTCGAATTGGCACTTCAG GTGAGGGAATTGAAGGATGTAGTTGCCACTAAGGATGAAGAGATAAACATTTTACAAAGGAAGCTTACCTTTAAAGAAAGAAATCCGGATGAAAGTCCTCGTACCACTTTAAATGAGGAAGCGCCTCTTGAAAACGCCTCTTCAGATATAGGTAGCACTTCTTTTGGAAACACGGGAAATAATGACACAAGGACAAGATTAATTTTGGTGAGAGAAAAACAAAGTTACAAGAACCGTTCCCTTTCACCTCTAGAAAAGAAATTCCGTTCTGAAATCGATGATTTGCTCGAGGAGAATTTAGAgttctggttgaggttcagcaCTTCAGTTCATCAGATTCAAAAGTTCCAAGAATCTTTAGAGGACTTAAAAGCAGAACTAAGAATAATAAAGCATAATAACCTTGTGTCAGAAAACAAGATGTCATCCAAAGCTATAAAATCAGAAATAAAGCCAATATTTAGACATTTGAGAGAAATAAGAACCGAGTTATCATTATGGCTAGAACACAATGAAGTGTTGCAAGATGAGTTACTAGCTAGACATCCATCATTATGCAGCTTACAAGATGAAATAGCAAGTGCGGCGAATCCAGATTCATCGTCGAGCAACGGTGAACTTAGTGAGCATCAGGCTGCAAAGTTTCAAGGTGAAGTTCTCAACATGAAACAAGAAAGCAACAAGGTTTCTAGCGAACTGGAAGAAGGTTTGAGTTATGTAAAAGAACTTAAAATTGAAGTTGAGAAAATACTCGACGAATTGAGTCAAACAATGGGAGATAACAATAATGATATGAAACAATCCACAAGCCGCGCTAAATTACCTTTAAAGTCTTTCTTATTTGGAATCAGGTTAAAGAAGCAAAAACAATCAATGTTTGCATGTGTCACTCCAACATTACAGAAACAATACAGTGATCTAGAAGAAGCTGATGATGCCCCAATATAG